The following proteins are co-located in the Seriola aureovittata isolate HTS-2021-v1 ecotype China chromosome 7, ASM2101889v1, whole genome shotgun sequence genome:
- the LOC130172065 gene encoding GON-4-like protein, protein MAADISPAWTNRRRPAGEDVCPTQSKSLRMDGQMSVFRRDRKSHTVSTQSSSEDRTPGSGSGIMGEEAVAMETSESSEDELGRLDIDLDRKSKQHNLTTSNVRTILHEVITHERVVAMMKAAIRDTQDLPMFEPKMTRSRLKQAVQQGQPLNWSLSAVNTVKPPQFVDIDLEDDEDSSDEEYCPDDEEEEEEDTAEETFLSDADSLASPLRTHHGSQPRLPADQRTEGPTQRPQVMTSTCAPQHFLAAPAESSFLERLNAVEEELDCSPAYTFDQSLDRKAADDDDGDDEGCLAFRTRSKLRLVNVPLGQLEAELLAPDITADMYDLIATQREEDRHWTKWLQGLMAPDNEEEADDDDDPEYNFLDDMDEPDLEDYRTDRAVQITKREVNELLEELFDTLLEEEVAAEEQERGEEREEEEEQEEDEAPSQTGPKFNVPQALRFEAPLASMLTERRRTVRKQYEALQQRRALQDATNHHRDYINLKDTPGPQPNTATPVLVLPSRVCSTLHLDFTQKLQLQQQIQQHVQLLTQVHLLSRRVDALNHEACITKHYLEELHQFASRQEEMFLPSSFSVCNLQGALDLLQEVEQREEPPPAPAAPAVSRRWLPRMTPATNSHAFPLLSANTAWLFATRPVFLYPELLPVCSLDPALHSQNHRSVYTAGEDGLIVLGLKHFEGAVQSDQLISSYLLCKNRWNFRKHVREMSSPRALPNNIIKMFLTEQVVPPLPLACSRVQPGDQRPPVDRNVSNMPNWLKNSQQIIHRTRLDSTCYPPSLPPGCTLRLHPYWLKKTACPPPPRHRRLFTLAHNASLLPLAKAPAYRQVDRPADRQADRQVDVQPISYLSLSPPSVTLLSDCPTASGAHPLTPPPVCGAVPLAAVHPVPSQSVCTDIIQSCLPIGQSTQQSVSRQQNTTNPDITKPIMPCSAAAMKPSCFLLQIMLTPPTLPAATSQHALRQQLCAPIREVKEEAEQTPIMPRPLVEEESSASTSTLSPLSEEEERSSVGTEGEEEAEQEEVEREDWTIVGVVSLNGGGNTGGEEEEGREGGGAGGGGGEREDGGGEREEDGEKDKDEDQDRQGEEEEEEDFDDLTQDEDEEEVMSSASEESVLSVPELQETMKQLTWLAAERRLCADGDSEEDHSPTSPGSQEEEEEEEEEGPKGEESGEGRNSKAGGDEETPSGEGTPRGGGGRCPGRGRGRSRPLRGLRRSRQERRSKDATKLLLLFDENILDNDPHRESKDVAFAQSYLSRVREALQDVPGQVEEFVSLLNEFEQVGEGREVVLLFRKLRCILGDRTDLLRDFAAFLHPEQALQCGLLEEQQAFERSRRFLRQLEISFGDNPSHYQKIIKALQTGPDLSPTSIHELKAQMATLLKGHTHLQTEFWVFFDELRPPPARPRQFEEAHWPEEGGGGSDCGDGVGQVSGGGVTGGFEEVTLPELEEEEEGHKIQPMTSRRQRRKMNAHRNYKDCDWSDKEWPCPCRDAKISRHRRKGCSRCHGNKTSGGVSRAMKSLDPLYSQISSAPGEAGDLDLKGDDDSPQPDRSGASWEGSFPLTDEKEEEEELDDEEDEEDEEERRNIDKEHSPAVKRSRREEAPQPPSFIPTSSTVSTTSTSTSSSVTSSSTSTSSSVTSSSTSTSSSVTSSSTSTSSVTSSSTSTSSVTPSTSTSVTSSSSISSLPSSTSTSSSFTPSSSVSSSTSTSSSVTSSTSSVTSSLSFPSVGTSSSSLSACTSSITSPCTSSISPSASSTSSSSAPPRPSPPPDPPVCAKNISLTASGEKVILWTREADRVILTTCQQEGANQNTFQSISTLLGNKTSSEVSRRFRDLMRLFRTAARQTSSEDEAPPTEPAAADEEED, encoded by the exons ATGGCTGCGGACATCAGTCCAGCA TGGACAAACAGGCGGCGTCCAGCAGGAGAGGATGTCTGTCCCACGCAGTCTAAATCTCTgaggatggatggacagatgagCGTCTTCAGACGGGACAGGAAGTCACACACAGTGTCCACACAGAGCTCCTCTGAGGATAGAACACCTGGTTCAG GTAGCGGGATAATGGGGGAGGAGGCGGTCGCCATGGAGACCAGCGAGTCCAGTGAGGATGAACTGGGACGACTGGACATCGATCTGGACAGGAAGTCCAAACAGCACAACCTGACGACCAGCAACGTGCGCACCATCCTGCAC GAGGTGATTACCCATGAGCGTGTGGTGGCCATGATGAAAGCTGCCATCAGAGACACTCAGGACCTTCCCATGTTT GAGCCTAAGATGACtcggtccagactgaaacaggCGGTCCAGCAGGGACAG CCACTGAACTGGAGTCTGTCAGCAGTGAACACAGTCAAG CCTCCTCAGTTTGTGGACATTGATCTCGAGGATGATGAGGACTCATCAGATGAAGAGTATTGTcctgatgatgaagaggaggaggaggaagacacagCTGAAGAG aCCTTCCTCAGTGATGCAGACAGCTTGGCTTCACCTCTGAGGACACATCACGGCTCTCAGCCCAGACTACCAGCAGACCAGAGGACTGAAGGACCCACACAG AGACCTCAGGTGATGACCTCCACCTGTGCTCCTCAGCACTTCCTCGCTGCTCCTGCTGAGTCATCCTTTCTGGAGAGACTGAAcgctgtggaggaggagctggactgTAGCCCCGCCTACACCTTTGACCAG tctctggaCAGGaaagctgctgatgatgatgatggtgatgacgaAGGATGTTTGGCGTTCCGCACACGCTCCAAACTTCGTCTGGTTAACGTTCCACTGGGGCAGCTGGAGGCGGAGCTTCTGGCCCCTGACATCACCGCTGACATGTACGACCTGATCGCCACCCAGCGTGAGGAGGACCGTCATTGGACGAAGTGGCTGCAGGGTCTCATGGCCCCCGACAAcgaag agGAAGCCGATGACGATGATGACCCTGAATACAACTTCCTGGACGACATGGATGAACCTGACCTAGAGGACTACAGGACGGACCGGGCGGTCCAGATCACCA agagggaagtgaacgagctgctggaggagctcTTTGATACG ctcctggaggaggaggtggcagcTGAGGAGCAGGAGCGGGGGGAGGAacgggaggaagaggaggagcaggaggaagatgaggcCCCATCACAGACTGGACCTAAATTCAATGTCCCCCAGGCTTTACG TTTTGAGGCTCCGTTAGCCAGCATGCTAACGGAGCGACGGCGgacagtcagaaaacagtacgaggctctgcagcagaggagggcCCTGCAGGACGCAACCAATCATCACCGTGACTACATCAACCTGAAAGACACACCCGGCCCCCAACCCAACACCGCCACACCTGTGTTAGTGCTGCCGAGCCGGGTGTGCTCCACCCTTCACCTGGACTTCACccagaaactgcagctgcagcagcagatacaGCAG catgTGCAGCTGCTGACTCAGGTTCATCTGCTGAGTCGCCGCGTCGACGCCCTGAACCACGAAGCCTGCATCACTAAACATTACCTG GAGGAGTTGCACCAGTTTGCCAGCCGTCAGGAGGAGATGTTTCTCCCCAGcagtttcagtgtgtgtaaCCTCCAGGGGGCCCTGGATCTCctgcaggaggtggagcagagagaggagcctcctcctgctcctgctgctcctgctgtctCCAGACGCTGGCTCCCAAGGATGACTCCCGCCACcaaca GCCACGCCTTCCCTCTGCTGTCCGCCAACACCGCCTGGCTCTTCGCCACCCGGCCCGTCTTCCTCTACCCAGAactacttcctgtctgcagccTGGACCCCGCCCTCCACAGCCAGAACCACAGGAGTGTTTACACCGCAGGAGAAGATGG GCTGATCGTTCTGGGTCTGAAGCACTTTGAGGGGGCGGTCCAGTcggatcagctgatcagctccTACCTGCTGTGCAAGAATCGATGGAACTTCAGGAAACATGTCAGAGAGATGAGCAGCCCGAGAGCGCTACCAAACAACATCATCaag ATGTTCCTGACGGAGCAAGTCGTCCCCCCCCTGCCACTCGCCTGCAGCAGAGTTCAGCCAGGAGACCAGCGCCCCCCAGTGGACAGGAACGTCTCCAATATGCCAAACTGGCTTAAG AACAGTCAACAGATCATCCACAGGACCCGACTGGACTCCACCTGttaccccccctcccttcccccaGGCTGCACCCTCAGGCTCCACCCCTATTGGCTCAAGAAGACAGCCTGCCCACCTCCCCCTCGCCACAGACGCCTCTTCACCCTGGCCCACAATGCATCTCTGCTGCCCCTCGCCAAAGCCCCAGCatacagacaggtggacagaccAGCAGAtcgacaggcagacagacaggtagacgtGCAGCCAATCAGCTACCTGTCTCTGTCCCCTCCCAGTGTCACCTTACTCTCTGACTGCCCCACCGCTTCAGGAGCCCATCCATTGACTCCGCCTCCCGTCTGTGGAGCTGTCCCATTGGCTGCGGTTCACCCAGTCCCTTCCCAGTCTGTATGTACTGACATCATCCAGTCCTGCCTTCCTATTGGCCAGAGCACACAGCAGAGTGTTTCTAGGCAACAAAACACCACCAACCCCGATATTACAAAACCCATCATGCCTTGTTCAGCTGCCGCCATGAAGCCgagctgcttcctcctccagaTAATGTTGACGCCTCCCACTCTGCCCGCTGCCacctcccagcatgctctgaggcagcagctctgtgctccAATCAGAGAGGTAAAAGAGGAGGCGGAGCAGACCCCCATAATGCCCCGCCCTTTGGTGGAGGAGGAAAGTTCAGCTTCAACATCAACACTGAGCCCactgtctgaggaggaggagaggagcagtgtAGGGactgagggtgaggaggaggcggagcaggaggaggtggagcgggAGGACTGGACTATTGTGGGTGTGGTCAGTTTGAATGGAGGAGGTAACACTggtggtgaggaggaagaggggagagagggaggaggtgcaggaggtggtggtggggag AGAGAGGacgggggaggagagagggaggaggatggagagaaggatAAGGATGAAGATCAGGACCGAcagggcgaggaggaggaggaggaggatttcgATGACCTCACACAGgatgaagacgaggaggaagtgatgtcatcagcgTCGGAGGAGTCGGTGCTGTCTGTTCCAGAGTTACAG GAGACCATGAAGCAGCTGACCTGGCTGGCCGCCGAGAGGCGTCTCTGTGCAGATGGAGACTCAGAGGAGGATCACTCCCCAACCTCCCCAGGctctcaggaggaggaggaggaggaggaagaggaggggcctAAAGGGGAGGAGTCAGGAGAGGGGAGGAACAGTAAGGcgggaggagacgaggagacgCCGTCAGGAGAGGGGACgcccagaggaggaggagggaggtgtcCTGGACGAGGACGAG GTCGAAGCCGACCTCTTCGCGGCCTCAGGAGGAGTCGTCAGGAGCGTCGCAGCAAAGACGCCAcgaaactgctgctgctgttcgaCGAAAACATCCTGGACAACGACCCGCACCGAGAGAGCAAGGACGTGGCGTTCGCTCAGAGCTACCTGAGCCGG GTGCGTGAGGCGCTGCAGGACGTACCTGggcaggtggaggagtttgTGTCTTTGCTGAATGAGTTCGAGCAGGTGGGAGAAGGGCGGGAAGTGGTGTTGCTCTTCAGAAAGCTGCGATGCATCCTGGGAGATCGGACAGACCTCCTCCGAGACTTTGCCGCATTCCTGCATCCTGAACAGGCGCTGCAGTGTGGACTG ttggAGGAGCAGCAGGCGTTTGAACGCAGCCGCCGTTTCCTGCGACAGTTGGAGATCAGTTTTGGAGATAATCCGTCACATTATCAGAAGATCATCAAAGCTCTTCAGACTGGTCCGGACCTGAGTCCAACCAGCATCCATGAG ctgaaAGCTCAGATGGCCACGCTGCTAAAAGGCCACACCCATCTACAAACTGAATTCTGGGTATTTTTTGATGAGCTCCGCCCCCCTCCGGCCCGTCCGAGACAGTTTGAAGAAGCTCATTGgccagaggagggagggggcggGTCAGATTGTGGAGATGGTGTCGGCCAGGTGTCAGGAGGCGGAGTCACCGGTGGCTTTGAGGAAGTGACGCTCCCAGAGCtcgaagaggaagaggagggtcaTAAAATCCAACCAATGACAAGCCGGCgccagaggaggaagatgaacgCCCACAGAAACTACAAG GACTGTGATTGGTCGGACAAAGAGTGGCCCTGTCCGTGTCGTGATGCAAAGATCAGCAGACACAGGAGGAAAGGATGCTCTCGCTGCCACGGCAACAAG ACATCAGGGGGCGTGTCCAGAGCAATGAAGAGCCTGGACCCTCTGTACTCTCAGATTAGCTCCGCCCCCGGAGAAGCAGGTGACCTGGACCTGAAGGGGGACGATGACAGTCCACAGCCAG ATCGAAGCGGCGCATCATGGGAAGGCTCGTTCCCTCTGACtgatgagaaggaggaggaggaggagctggacgATGAGGAGGAcgaagaagatgaggaggagaggaggaacatTGACAAGGAGCACAGCCCAGCagtgaagaggagcaggagggaggaggctcCACAACCCCCGTCTTTcatccccacctcctccactgtctctaccacctccacctccacctcctcctctgtcacttcctcctccacctccacctcctcctctgtcacttcctcctccacctccacctcctcctctgtcacttcctcctccacctccacctcctctgtcacttcctcctccacctccacctcctctgttaccccctccacctccacctctgttacttcctcctcttccatctcctctcttccctcctccacctccacctcctcctcttttacCCCgtcctcttctgtctcttcctccacctccacctcctcctctgttacctcctccacttcttctgtcacctcctctctctcctttccctctgtgggcacctcctcttcctccctgtctgcctgcacctcctccatcacctccccCTGCACCtcttccatctctccctctgcctcctccacctcctcctcctctgctcctcctcggCCCAGTCCTCCTCCCGACCCCCCTGTTTGTGCCAAGAACATTTCTCTGACAGCGAGTGGAGAGAAGGTCATCCTGTGGACCAG agaAGCGGATCGAGTCATCCTGACAACGTGTCAGCAGGAgggagccaatcagaacacGTTCCAGTCCATCTCTACTCTGCTCGGCAACAAGACCTCCAGTGAG GTGTCTCGGAGGTTTCGGGATTTGATGCGTTTGTTTCGGACGGCGGCTCGTCAAACCAGCTCTGAGGACGAAGCTCCACCCACTGAGCCAGCAGCAGCCGATGAGGAAGaagactga
- the LOC130171602 gene encoding histidine N-acetyltransferase-like yields the protein MSAAGEACDVEHSLAEEKDFQQVLNICSSEDFDGLDYMAVTFHRWLQEPGRLVFITRMKNRVVALESALLVDGGQTVVFQGLRVAPDLRSRGIAGALQRHVTAYIRCHYPEVSALRLSRGNEPSPETLAKYRLVAKEAILSLCCEATDLGRFVAELQSRLSCQADSSPGGPVTLNQQQAETLVLTDHVVSNLLPGKTIVNDWEPLKPVEANLEVLRRRSLTWIADREFEPSAISLCTAPYAVPYRHDALHFNINIYGRSLSSVCAVFLAQLEALLPSLQGYLIFHTYVDPAVWSGLRQFCQNNANVSFFKDYWEDVILEKDL from the exons ATGTCTGCAGCGGGGGAAGCCTGTGATGTGGAGCACAGCCTTGCAGAAGAGAAGGACTTCCAACAG GTCCTGAACATCTGCAGCAGTGAGGACTTTGATGGGCTGGACTACATGGCTGTGACCTTTCACCGCTGGCTGCAGGAGCCTGGACGCCTCGTCTTCATCACTAGGATGAAGAACAGAGTG GTGGCGCTGGAGTCTGCGCTGCTTGTGGACGGTGGTCAGACGGTCGTGTTTCAGGGTCTCAGGGTGGCACCTGATTTGAGAAGTCGTGGAATCGCTGGCGCCCTCCAGAGGCACGTGACTGCCTACATCCGCTGCCACTACCCAGAAGTCTCTGCTCTCAGGCTGAGCCGAGGAAACGAGCCTTCACCAGAAACACTGGCCAAGTACAGACTCGTTGCTAAAGAG GCCATCTTGTCTCTGTGCTGCGAGGCGACTGACCTCGGCCGCTTCGTCGCTGAGCTTCAGTCCAGACTCTCCTGCCAGGCTGACTCCTCCCCCGGAGGTCCAGTGACTCTGAACCAGCAGCAGGCGGAGACTCTGGTCCTGACCGACCATGTGGTTTCCAACTTGCTGCCCGGCAAAACCATCGTCAACGACTGGGAGCCTCTGAAGCCCGTGGAGGCCAACCTGGAGGTGCTGCGCCGCAGGAGTCTGACATGGATTGCAGACCGCGAGTTTGAGCCCTCAGCCATCAGCCTGTGCACCGCACCGTACGCCGTCCCCTACCGCCACGACGCCCTGcatttcaacatcaacatctACGGCCGCAGTTTGTCTTCGGTCTGCGCCGTGTTTCTGGCTCAGCTTGAAGCTCTGCTGCCAAGTCTCCAAGGGTACCTGATCTTCCACACCTACGTGGACCCTGCAGTTTGGTCAGGGTTACGTCAGTTCTGCCAGAACAACGCTAATGTGTCCTTCTTCAAGGACTACTGGGAGGACGTCATACTGGAGAAAGACCTCTGA